The following proteins come from a genomic window of Corallococcus sp. NCRR:
- a CDS encoding hemolysin family protein has translation MPTWTLWVACLALCFMRSLVAAAESALYGTSDLRAQELAEESKSVAARRVLRHKTDREPAATALRLGMVLSGFLAAAIGAFVPPRLLDFSRYAEATWVPIATVCAGALFVGVLASLMEVTLRGLANGNPERWALRLSGLVSLLVTVLYPPMRIMLGLLNLGARTMGRTLRFEPPPPPLEELEKLLAAQAARNEVDKSAPQLIRSIFELSDKRCRDVMVNRTDVVSVDITTPPDEVLRILAEENHSRIPVYKDDVDHIVGVLHARDLIPLLQHPELIVLQDVIRPAHFVPWMKPVGDLLRDMQKRKIHMAMVVDEYGGFMGVVTLEDILREIVGDIGDEFEVEEKLVEKMADGTSLVDAAMEVDQFTKLFGFPLPEGDFDTLGGYLSSLAGHLPDVGERFTYNGWQFVVATKEGARIDRVRMSRLKSVAPGLPDGQPRDGVLASRDDGQGGPPRQPPDSGAAPDAKG, from the coding sequence ATGCCTACCTGGACCCTCTGGGTCGCCTGCCTGGCCCTCTGCTTCATGAGGTCCCTGGTCGCCGCCGCGGAGTCCGCGCTCTATGGGACGTCCGACCTGCGCGCCCAGGAGCTCGCGGAGGAGAGCAAGAGTGTCGCCGCGCGCCGGGTGCTCCGTCACAAGACGGACCGCGAACCCGCCGCCACCGCCCTGCGCCTGGGGATGGTGCTGTCCGGCTTCCTCGCCGCCGCCATTGGCGCCTTCGTCCCGCCGCGCCTCCTGGACTTCAGCCGCTACGCGGAAGCCACCTGGGTGCCCATCGCCACGGTGTGTGCGGGCGCCCTCTTCGTGGGCGTGCTCGCGAGCCTCATGGAGGTGACGCTGCGCGGCCTGGCCAACGGCAACCCGGAGCGCTGGGCCCTGCGCCTGTCGGGCCTGGTGTCCCTGCTGGTGACGGTGCTCTACCCGCCCATGCGCATCATGCTGGGCCTGCTCAACCTGGGCGCCCGCACCATGGGCCGCACCCTGCGCTTCGAGCCGCCGCCCCCGCCCCTGGAGGAGCTGGAGAAGCTGCTCGCCGCCCAGGCCGCGCGCAACGAGGTGGACAAGAGCGCCCCGCAGCTCATCCGCTCCATCTTCGAGCTGTCCGACAAGCGCTGCCGCGACGTGATGGTCAACCGCACGGACGTCGTCTCCGTGGACATCACCACGCCGCCGGACGAGGTGCTGCGCATCCTGGCGGAGGAGAACCACTCGCGCATCCCGGTCTACAAGGACGACGTGGACCACATCGTCGGCGTGCTGCACGCGCGCGACCTCATCCCGCTGCTCCAGCACCCGGAGCTCATCGTCCTGCAGGACGTCATCCGCCCCGCCCACTTCGTGCCGTGGATGAAGCCCGTGGGCGACCTCTTGCGCGACATGCAGAAGCGGAAGATCCACATGGCCATGGTCGTCGACGAGTACGGCGGCTTCATGGGCGTCGTCACCCTGGAGGACATCCTCCGCGAAATCGTGGGCGACATCGGCGACGAGTTCGAGGTGGAGGAGAAGCTCGTCGAGAAGATGGCCGACGGCACCTCGCTGGTGGACGCCGCCATGGAGGTGGATCAGTTCACCAAGCTCTTCGGCTTCCCGCTGCCGGAGGGCGACTTCGACACGCTGGGCGGCTACCTGTCCTCGCTCGCGGGGCACCTGCCGGACGTGGGCGAGCGCTTCACCTACAACGGCTGGCAGTTCGTCGTGGCCACCAAGGAGGGCGCCCGCATCGACCGCGTGCGGATGTCCCGCCTCAAGAGCGTCGCGCCCGGCCTCCCTGACGGACAGCCCCGCGACGGCGTCCTGGCGTCCCGGGACGACGGCCAGGGGGGCCCGCCGCGGCAGCCCCCGGACTCCGGCGCGGCGCCAGACGCCAAGGGCTGA